In the genome of Anomalospiza imberbis isolate Cuckoo-Finch-1a 21T00152 chromosome 11, ASM3175350v1, whole genome shotgun sequence, one region contains:
- the LRTM1 gene encoding leucine-rich repeat and transmembrane domain-containing protein 1, with product MKGSWPFVWSVILLAHTAHSCPDKCLCYTASKTADCKNRGFTEIPARLPPEIQILQLQNNRIWRINQNAFTATPLLKILDLSNNSLSSVAPGAFQKLRYLQVLNLTRNLIHYIENRTFSFLPHLKELDLSSNSIIRLPETFGNSTGNITLLSLKHNKLQKMERILLESLPNLKVVLFKDNPWQCNCNIFGMKLWLESFLYRGGISDGIICSAPGIRKGKDLLKVPYELFGACPLRTAHVQPASSHHHGFEPRSSPKHGHHGEPGDSGRGGCEPKARPRPVSLRHAIATVVITGVVCGVVCLMMLAAAVYGCAYAAITAKYHKEHLAPVGQHGTPKEKEPFEGSRA from the exons ATGAAAG GTAGCTGGCCTTTCGTTTGGAGTGTCATCTTGTTGGCACACACAGCTCACAGCTGTCCTGACAAATGCCTCTGCTACACAGCCTCAAAGACTGCAGACTGCAAGAACAGAGGATTTACTGAAATTCCTGCCCGTTTACCTCCTGAAATTCAGATACTACAGCTGCAGAACAACCGTATCTGGAGAATCAACCAAAACGCATTCACTGCAACGCCGTTACTCAAAATCTTAGACTTGTCTAATAATTCTCTCTCAAGTGTGGCACCTGGTGCTTTCCAAAAACTGAGGTATCTACAGGTTTTAAACCTAACCAGAAATTTGATTCATTATATAGAAAACAGGACTTTCAGTTTCCTCCCACACCTAAAAGAACTGGACTTGTCATCCAACAGCATTATTCGATTGCCTGAAACATTTGGAAACAGCACAGGGAATATAACATTGCTCTCTCTGAAACATAACAAACttcagaaaatggaaagaattcTGCTAGAGTCACTTCCAAACCTGAAAGTGGTTCTCTTCAAAGATAATCCCTGGCAATGCAATTGTAATATCTTTGGCATGAAATTGTGGTTGGAGAGTTTTCTATACAGAG gaGGAATTAGCGACGGCATTATCTGCTCGGCGCCAGGCATTCGGAAGGGGAAGGATCTCCTCAAGGTTCCCTACGAGCTCTTTGGGGCCTGTCCTCTGAGGACAGCTCACGTGCAGCCGGCCAGCAGCCACCACCACGGCTTCGAGCCGCGGAGCTCGCCCAAGCACGGCCACCACGGCGAGCCGGGGGATAGCGGCCGCGGCGGCTGCGAGCCCAAGGCCAGGCCCAGGCCCGTCAGCCTGCGCCACGCCATTGCCACCGTGGTCATCACGGGCGTGGTGTGCGGCGTGGTGTGCCTGATgatgctggcagctgctgtctACGGCTGCGCCTACGCTGCCATCACGGCCAAGTACCACAAAGAGCACTTGGCCCCCGTGGGGCAGCACGGGACTCCCAAGGAAAAAGAGCCATTTGAGGGCTCCAGGGCTTGA